The following are from one region of the Nostoc cf. commune SO-36 genome:
- a CDS encoding pepsin/retropepsin-like aspartic protease family protein: MIIGSVNADYEPIILLRISGADAKVHEQTAIVDTGFNGWLSLPPDFIATLKLP; this comes from the coding sequence ATGATTATTGGAAGTGTGAATGCTGACTACGAGCCAATCATCCTTCTACGTATTTCTGGTGCTGATGCTAAAGTACATGAGCAAACCGCCATTGTTGATACAGGTTTTAACGGCTGGTTATCCCTACCACCCGATTTCATTGCTACATTAAAGCTACCCTAG
- a CDS encoding DUF29 family protein, whose protein sequence is MEELLTLKDLLVKGDVQGALIVVEELTEMSRNDIIKTIRSYAVILLLHLIKQQAENRTTRSWEVSIRNSVREIQRENKRRKAGGYYFTPEELLEILAEAYLNAIDEASLEVEEGRYEVQELEKLVNQEEIINRALVLILPGESN, encoded by the coding sequence ATGGAAGAATTATTAACTCTGAAAGACTTGCTTGTTAAGGGCGATGTTCAAGGAGCATTGATTGTAGTTGAAGAATTAACAGAAATGAGCCGAAATGACATAATTAAAACAATTCGTAGCTATGCAGTGATTTTGCTGTTGCATCTGATTAAACAACAAGCTGAAAATCGCACAACTCGCTCTTGGGAAGTATCAATTCGGAATTCGGTTCGGGAAATTCAACGGGAAAATAAGCGGCGCAAAGCTGGGGGCTATTATTTCACGCCAGAAGAATTGTTAGAAATATTAGCAGAAGCCTATTTAAATGCCATTGATGAGGCTTCCTTAGAAGTAGAAGAAGGTCGTTATGAAGTGCAAGAATTAGAAAAGCTGGTTAACCAAGAAGAAATTATCAATCGTGCTTTGGTTTTAATCTTACCAGGAGAGTCTAATTAA
- a CDS encoding GTP-binding protein, giving the protein MRNLQETHLNRARASLRQALSWYGYLRKSGQLSSNPELVGLVKPELEALNATLNKLDSNVIRIAAFGLVSRGKSAVLNALLGDKILQTGPLNGVTQWPRSVRWQPGGKVLVELIDTPGLDEIEGELRADMAREVVHQADLILFVVSGDITRTEYQALLELRRSQKPLILVFNKIDLYPDTDQGVIYQNLQQLGAGHPDAKPLLPDEIVMVAAEPAAMEVRVEWPDGRVSYEWETPPPQVDELKETILNILNREGRSLLALNALIQARDAEAAIAQKTIDLREQEAEDIIWQFTKYKALAVMLNPIAFLDILGGTVADLALIRALARLYGLPMTSYEAGKILKTILFSSGGLLLGELGSSFLLGLGKTTAAITSGDNPSNITAFAGTAIAQAGIAGYGAYSVGKAAQVYLEKGCTWGQLGASSVIQEILSQVDQNTILYRLRQELGIKY; this is encoded by the coding sequence GTGCGTAATCTGCAAGAAACTCATTTAAATCGTGCCCGCGCCAGTCTCAGACAAGCGCTGTCTTGGTATGGATATCTCCGCAAATCAGGACAGCTTTCATCCAACCCAGAATTGGTAGGTTTGGTAAAACCAGAATTGGAAGCTTTGAATGCCACACTCAACAAGCTGGATTCTAACGTCATTAGAATTGCCGCCTTTGGTTTGGTTAGTCGGGGAAAGTCAGCAGTTTTAAATGCCTTACTGGGAGACAAGATTCTGCAAACTGGGCCCTTGAACGGTGTCACTCAATGGCCCCGTTCCGTGCGTTGGCAGCCCGGTGGTAAGGTACTAGTAGAGTTAATTGATACCCCCGGATTAGACGAAATTGAGGGTGAGTTAAGGGCAGACATGGCGCGAGAAGTCGTGCATCAGGCTGATTTAATTTTGTTTGTCGTGTCTGGTGATATTACACGCACTGAGTATCAAGCACTGCTGGAATTGCGGCGATCGCAAAAACCCTTGATTTTAGTATTTAACAAAATAGACCTTTACCCAGATACAGACCAGGGAGTGATTTACCAAAATTTGCAACAACTAGGTGCAGGACATCCCGATGCCAAGCCTCTACTACCTGATGAAATTGTCATGGTGGCGGCGGAACCAGCAGCAATGGAAGTGCGGGTAGAGTGGCCTGATGGGCGTGTCAGTTATGAATGGGAAACACCACCACCGCAAGTAGACGAACTCAAAGAGACAATTCTGAATATTCTTAATCGGGAAGGGCGATCGCTTCTGGCTTTAAATGCACTGATCCAAGCACGAGATGCAGAAGCCGCGATCGCTCAAAAAACCATCGACTTACGCGAACAAGAAGCTGAAGATATCATTTGGCAATTTACCAAATACAAAGCTTTGGCAGTAATGCTCAATCCCATCGCTTTTTTAGATATCCTTGGCGGAACTGTTGCAGATTTAGCTTTAATTCGCGCCCTAGCTAGATTGTATGGTTTGCCGATGACTAGCTACGAAGCCGGGAAAATTTTAAAAACGATTTTATTTAGTTCTGGTGGTTTACTACTGGGAGAATTAGGTAGTAGTTTTCTTTTGGGTTTGGGTAAAACTACTGCCGCAATCACCAGTGGTGACAATCCCAGCAATATTACTGCCTTTGCTGGCACTGCGATCGCTCAAGCTGGTATCGCTGGGTATGGTGCGTACTCCGTTGGCAAAGCCGCTCAAGTGTATCTCGAAAAGGGTTGCACTTGGGGACAGTTGGGCGCTAGCAGTGTGATTCAAGAAATTTTATCTCAAGTTGACCAGAATACAATTCTGTATCGTCTGCGACAAGAGTTAGGCATAAAATATTGA
- a CDS encoding Rieske 2Fe-2S domain-containing protein produces MCNFHESQYDSPGRVVHAPAKRCLPLITVVVKQN; encoded by the coding sequence ATTTGTAATTTTCATGAGTCTCAATACGATTCTCCGGGTCGAGTAGTTCATGCCCCAGCTAAACGCTGTCTACCACTAATTACGGTAGTAGTCAAGCAAAACTAA